A genome region from Chlorobaculum tepidum TLS includes the following:
- a CDS encoding glycoside hydrolase family 3 protein — MKATLLAALLLFLSFTSALAAPSTPDSLSIKIGQMLMIGFRGMEAKDDSAIAADIRERGIGGVVLFDYDVPSKSPIRNIESPEQLRRLTSELQKLSTTPLFIAVDQEGGRVCRLKPSRGFPPTVSAAYLGTLNNSDSTWQAAGSTAALLKSLGINVNLAPVVDLNVNPSNPVIGKLDRSFSADPVVVAQQARMVIDAFHQQGIIAALKHFPGHGSSTTDTHKDFTDVTATWSKKELDPYWALIREGYSDPVMTAHVFNARLDSLYPATLSKATIDGLLRKQLGFRGVVLSDDMQMKAIADRYGLEEAIRLAIDAGVDVLIFGNNVSYDPEIASKATSIIRHLVEKGAISPERINESYRRIMTLKTRTIISRP; from the coding sequence ATGAAAGCGACTCTCCTTGCGGCGCTGCTGCTTTTTTTGAGCTTTACCTCCGCGCTGGCCGCGCCATCCACGCCCGACAGTCTTTCGATCAAGATCGGCCAGATGCTTATGATCGGCTTCCGTGGCATGGAGGCCAAAGACGATTCAGCTATCGCCGCTGATATTCGCGAGCGGGGCATCGGCGGCGTGGTGCTGTTCGATTACGACGTGCCATCAAAATCTCCAATTCGCAACATCGAGTCGCCGGAGCAGCTCCGGCGTCTTACCTCGGAGCTGCAAAAGCTCTCGACCACTCCGCTTTTCATTGCTGTCGATCAGGAGGGTGGGCGCGTCTGCCGCCTCAAGCCGTCGCGCGGCTTTCCGCCGACCGTTTCCGCCGCTTATCTCGGCACACTCAATAATTCCGACAGCACATGGCAGGCCGCCGGATCGACCGCCGCTTTACTCAAAAGTCTCGGTATCAACGTGAATCTCGCGCCGGTGGTTGATCTGAACGTCAACCCAAGCAATCCCGTCATCGGCAAGCTCGACCGGAGCTTCTCGGCAGATCCGGTTGTCGTTGCCCAGCAGGCTCGAATGGTCATCGATGCGTTCCACCAGCAAGGCATCATTGCTGCGCTGAAGCACTTCCCCGGCCACGGCAGCTCGACCACCGATACGCACAAGGATTTTACCGATGTCACCGCCACCTGGTCAAAAAAAGAGCTTGATCCCTACTGGGCGCTGATCCGTGAAGGGTATAGCGATCCGGTCATGACAGCGCACGTTTTCAACGCCCGCCTCGACAGCCTCTACCCGGCGACGCTCTCGAAGGCGACGATTGACGGCCTGCTTCGCAAACAGCTCGGCTTCCGGGGTGTGGTACTCAGCGACGACATGCAGATGAAAGCTATCGCCGACCGTTATGGCCTCGAAGAGGCGATCCGGCTGGCGATTGACGCAGGGGTCGATGTGCTGATTTTCGGCAACAACGTCAGCTACGACCCGGAGATCGCTAGCAAAGCAACGAGCATTATCCGCCACCTCGTTGAAAAAGGGGCTATTTCGCCGGAGAGGATTAACGAATCGTACCGGCGGATCATGACCTTGAAAACCCGAACTATCATTTCTCGCCCATGA
- a CDS encoding NAD(P)H-dependent glycerol-3-phosphate dehydrogenase, whose translation MKITVLGAGSWGTTLAMLLANKGHEVRLWAHRPEFARALEADRENKRYLKGVLFPDNLRVVENLHDAVETAEMIVTAVPSHALRETAAAFAHLPLDGKIIVNVAKGIEQHTGKRMSEVLLEALPRIAPEQIAVLYGPSHAEEVARQQPTTVVACSVSEATARRVQEAFHTSSFRVYVNTDLIGVEIAGSVKNVIAIAAGISDGLGFGDNAKAAIITRGLAEISRLSSKLGADPLTLSGLSGIGDLVVTCLSQHSRNRYVGEQIGKGRKLDEVIGEMSMVAEGVLTSKAVVKLAERLGVEMPISQAVYEMLYENKPAPQAILELMERDPKPEHY comes from the coding sequence ATGAAGATCACTGTTCTCGGCGCAGGAAGTTGGGGAACCACGCTTGCCATGCTGCTGGCCAATAAAGGCCACGAAGTACGGCTGTGGGCGCACCGCCCGGAGTTCGCCCGCGCGCTTGAGGCCGACCGCGAAAACAAGCGCTACCTCAAAGGGGTTCTTTTTCCCGACAACCTGCGTGTGGTCGAAAATCTTCACGACGCCGTCGAAACAGCGGAGATGATCGTGACAGCAGTGCCGTCGCATGCGCTGCGGGAGACGGCGGCGGCGTTTGCGCACCTGCCTCTCGACGGCAAAATCATCGTCAACGTCGCCAAGGGGATCGAGCAGCACACCGGAAAGCGCATGTCCGAGGTGTTACTCGAAGCGCTGCCCCGCATCGCGCCGGAGCAGATCGCCGTGCTCTACGGCCCAAGCCATGCCGAGGAGGTCGCCCGCCAGCAGCCGACCACCGTTGTCGCCTGCTCTGTTTCGGAAGCGACCGCCCGCCGGGTTCAGGAGGCGTTTCACACCAGCAGCTTCCGCGTCTATGTCAACACCGACCTCATCGGCGTCGAGATCGCCGGATCAGTCAAGAACGTCATCGCCATCGCCGCCGGAATTTCCGACGGACTCGGCTTCGGCGACAACGCCAAGGCGGCGATCATCACGCGCGGCCTGGCTGAAATCTCGCGCCTCAGCTCGAAGCTTGGCGCCGACCCGCTGACCCTATCGGGTCTGTCCGGCATCGGCGACCTGGTCGTAACCTGCCTGAGCCAGCACAGCCGCAACCGCTACGTCGGCGAGCAGATTGGCAAGGGCCGCAAGCTCGACGAAGTGATCGGAGAGATGAGCATGGTAGCCGAAGGGGTGCTCACCTCCAAAGCCGTAGTCAAGCTCGCCGAACGCCTCGGCGTCGAAATGCCCATCTCGCAAGCCGTCTATGAAATGCTCTACGAAAACAAACCCGCCCCGCAAGCCATTCTGGAGCTGATGGAAAGGGATCCCAAGCCGGAGCATTATTGA
- the lysC gene encoding lysine-sensitive aspartokinase 3, which yields MVVMKFGGTSVGSAAAMRQVIANVAEKKKSSAPLVVLSACSGITNKLIQIADAAGSGCLEEAQQLVGEVRQFHLDLIGELIESEELQQEVIAKIEVYLTRLERLTEGIEIVGELTERSKDRFCSFGELLSTSVFAAALNEAGVSCKWIDVRTVMITDDRFGFARPLAEICQKNTSEIIKPLLDAGTVVVTQGYIGATESGRTTTLGRGGSDLSAALFGAWLHSESIEIWTDVDGVMTTDPRIVPEAKSIRVMTFSEAAELAYLGAKVLHPDTIAPAVQKNIPVYVLNTWHPDSKGTLITNDPELLAGKSHGGLVKSIAVKKAQAILNIRSNRMFGRHGFMSELFDVFERFGISVEMISTSEVSVSLTVDDAVVSEPLIKALGALGEVEIEHKVATVSVVGDNLRMSKGVAGRIFNSLRNVNLRMISQGASEINVGVVVDESDVQAAVASLHCEFFAESQCDAIFEKPAGS from the coding sequence ATGGTAGTCATGAAATTTGGCGGCACCTCTGTTGGCTCGGCTGCGGCCATGCGGCAGGTGATCGCCAATGTCGCGGAAAAGAAGAAATCGAGCGCGCCGCTCGTCGTTTTAAGCGCGTGCAGCGGAATAACCAACAAACTGATCCAGATCGCCGATGCGGCCGGCTCCGGCTGTCTCGAAGAGGCCCAGCAGCTTGTTGGCGAGGTTCGCCAGTTTCACCTCGATCTGATCGGGGAGTTGATCGAAAGCGAGGAGCTCCAACAGGAGGTGATCGCAAAGATCGAGGTCTATCTCACCCGGCTCGAACGCCTCACCGAGGGCATCGAGATCGTCGGTGAGCTGACCGAGCGCTCGAAAGACCGCTTCTGCTCATTCGGCGAACTGCTTTCGACCTCCGTGTTCGCCGCCGCACTGAACGAAGCGGGCGTGAGCTGCAAGTGGATCGACGTGCGGACGGTGATGATCACCGACGACCGATTCGGCTTTGCCCGCCCACTCGCCGAGATTTGCCAGAAAAACACCAGCGAGATCATCAAGCCACTGCTCGATGCAGGCACAGTCGTCGTGACGCAGGGCTACATCGGCGCGACCGAGTCGGGCCGTACCACCACACTGGGACGCGGAGGCTCCGACCTGTCGGCAGCACTTTTCGGCGCATGGCTGCATTCGGAGTCTATCGAAATCTGGACGGACGTTGATGGCGTCATGACGACTGATCCCCGAATAGTTCCGGAGGCGAAGAGCATCAGGGTCATGACCTTTTCCGAAGCTGCCGAGCTGGCCTATCTCGGCGCGAAAGTGCTCCATCCCGACACCATCGCCCCAGCGGTCCAAAAGAACATTCCGGTTTATGTGCTCAACACCTGGCACCCGGATTCCAAAGGCACGCTGATCACCAACGATCCGGAGCTGCTGGCAGGAAAGAGCCACGGCGGTCTGGTCAAATCCATTGCCGTCAAGAAAGCGCAGGCGATTCTCAATATCCGCTCGAACCGGATGTTTGGCCGCCACGGATTTATGAGCGAGCTGTTCGACGTGTTCGAGCGCTTTGGCATTTCGGTCGAAATGATCTCGACCAGCGAAGTCTCGGTCTCCCTGACGGTTGACGATGCCGTGGTGAGCGAGCCGCTCATCAAGGCGCTCGGCGCGCTCGGTGAGGTCGAGATTGAGCACAAGGTAGCCACGGTCAGCGTGGTTGGCGACAATCTCCGTATGTCGAAGGGCGTTGCCGGCAGGATTTTCAACTCGCTTCGCAACGTCAACCTGCGCATGATTTCGCAGGGCGCATCGGAGATTAACGTGGGCGTGGTGGTTGATGAAAGTGACGTGCAGGCGGCGGTTGCAAGTCTGCACTGCGAGTTCTTTGCGGAATCGCAGTGCGACGCGATTTTCGAGAAACCGGCGGGCAGCTAA
- the sixA gene encoding phosphohistidine phosphatase SixA: MKTLYLVRHAKAGWKDPAQSDFDRSLTKQGRRQAEEMSERLRKKGITPERLISSPAHRALETAEIFADTLGIERREIVQKIEIYEGGIDALAVIVRSLADEDNTVMLFGHNPMISHFVQWLTAKPAEAMNTCGIAKIELDCDHWRDTAEGSGKLVWYKFPERE, from the coding sequence ATGAAAACCCTCTACCTCGTACGCCACGCCAAGGCGGGCTGGAAAGATCCGGCCCAGTCCGACTTCGACCGCTCCCTCACCAAACAAGGCCGCCGCCAGGCCGAAGAGATGAGTGAGCGCCTGCGCAAAAAAGGCATCACTCCGGAACGGCTCATTTCAAGCCCTGCGCACAGAGCACTCGAAACGGCGGAGATTTTCGCGGATACGCTGGGCATCGAGCGGCGGGAGATCGTGCAGAAGATCGAAATCTACGAGGGCGGTATTGATGCACTTGCCGTCATTGTCCGGTCGCTTGCGGACGAGGATAATACGGTCATGCTCTTCGGCCACAACCCGATGATCAGCCATTTCGTCCAGTGGCTCACTGCCAAACCCGCCGAAGCGATGAATACCTGCGGAATTGCAAAGATCGAGCTGGACTGCGACCATTGGCGCGATACCGCCGAGGGTAGCGGCAAGCTGGTGTGGTACAAATTCCCGGAGCGGGAGTGA
- the prmA gene encoding 50S ribosomal protein L11 methyltransferase yields MQPPKTHNHIELAFEIDSDLYELYIAVLSQVGIEYFLEDDHKLLAYLPESDWNADKEASINIMLQETFGSVPRFTASFMADRNWNAEWEAHLQPVEISDRFLIIQHQKEYDVKPGQIVIAINPKMSFGTGYHATTRLMLRQMEELDLADKKIMDIGTGTGVLAIAARKLGNRNPILAFDNNAWAAENAVENVAENDVADIRVELLDAEEELAATLEEGYDLILANINKNVLDRILPTIRRHAPNAQVLLSGVLVYDEPWLKQLLKRIKYTNVKTIYEDEWLSALVEPKN; encoded by the coding sequence ATGCAGCCGCCGAAAACTCACAACCATATCGAACTCGCGTTCGAAATTGACAGCGACCTCTACGAACTCTATATCGCCGTGCTTTCCCAGGTCGGCATCGAATATTTCCTCGAAGATGACCACAAGCTGCTTGCCTACCTTCCCGAAAGCGACTGGAACGCCGACAAAGAGGCGTCCATAAATATCATGCTGCAGGAGACCTTTGGCTCGGTGCCGCGCTTCACGGCATCGTTTATGGCCGACCGGAACTGGAACGCTGAGTGGGAGGCGCACCTGCAGCCGGTGGAAATCTCCGACCGCTTCCTGATCATCCAGCACCAGAAGGAGTACGATGTCAAACCGGGGCAGATTGTCATCGCGATCAATCCGAAGATGTCGTTTGGCACCGGTTACCACGCCACCACGCGCCTGATGCTTCGCCAGATGGAGGAGCTTGACCTCGCCGACAAAAAGATCATGGACATCGGCACCGGCACGGGCGTGCTCGCCATCGCGGCCCGCAAGCTCGGCAACCGCAATCCGATTCTCGCCTTCGACAACAACGCCTGGGCGGCGGAGAACGCCGTCGAGAACGTCGCCGAAAACGACGTGGCGGATATCCGCGTCGAGCTGCTCGACGCCGAAGAGGAGCTGGCGGCAACCCTCGAAGAGGGCTATGACCTGATTCTGGCCAACATCAACAAGAACGTACTCGACCGCATCCTGCCGACCATCCGCCGTCACGCGCCGAACGCCCAGGTGCTGCTCTCCGGCGTGCTGGTCTATGACGAGCCGTGGCTGAAGCAGCTGCTCAAGCGGATCAAATACACCAACGTCAAGACCATTTACGAAGACGAGTGGCTCTCGGCGCTCGTTGAACCAAAAAACTGA
- a CDS encoding THUMP-like domain-containing protein, translating to MTLDELNRLLDPQVLALIDAHASDDPATFAMQFHGRGDLPVRAIAEQIACRKKAAAKLPSLSRFPMLYTRLGLEQASGERAAEWKASLMRGWRAIDLTGGLGIDTLFLAQRFDSVVSCERNEALARLAEANRRMMGVTNVETLIGDSEELLAGYADDSFDWVLVDPARREHGGRSAGLSASSPDVVRLHDMLLRKARRVCIKASPALEISGLETQLPTLSEVIAVSVDGECKEVLLLLYREREAGLTPEIRAVCLGSETFEIVSSGGVPPARVVAEAPGTWLYEPDTAIIKARLTGELARQFHLEFLNRTVDYLTSDRLIEPFPGRSFRIEECRPFRQKSFRKELAELEITNAAIQRRDFPLSVEELRKRYKIGESSERYLFFTKNATGSLIWLSCRKP from the coding sequence ATGACCCTCGACGAACTCAACAGGCTGCTCGATCCGCAGGTGCTTGCGTTGATCGACGCCCACGCCAGTGACGATCCGGCGACGTTTGCGATGCAATTTCACGGAAGGGGCGATTTGCCGGTGCGGGCGATAGCCGAGCAGATTGCCTGCCGGAAAAAGGCTGCCGCGAAGCTGCCATCGCTGTCGCGCTTTCCGATGCTCTATACGCGGCTCGGCCTCGAACAGGCTTCCGGCGAGCGGGCTGCGGAGTGGAAAGCGTCGCTTATGCGGGGGTGGCGGGCGATTGATCTGACGGGAGGTCTCGGAATCGATACGCTCTTTCTCGCCCAGCGCTTCGACTCGGTGGTATCGTGCGAGCGGAACGAGGCGCTGGCACGGCTAGCCGAAGCGAACCGGCGCATGATGGGGGTGACGAATGTCGAGACGCTCATTGGCGACAGTGAGGAACTGTTGGCAGGGTATGCCGACGATTCGTTCGACTGGGTACTGGTCGATCCGGCGCGGCGCGAGCACGGCGGGCGCTCGGCGGGGCTATCGGCGTCGAGTCCCGATGTGGTACGCTTGCACGACATGCTGCTCCGCAAGGCACGACGAGTCTGCATCAAGGCGTCACCCGCGCTGGAAATCAGCGGTCTGGAAACACAACTGCCGACGCTCTCGGAAGTTATCGCCGTGTCGGTGGATGGGGAGTGCAAGGAGGTGCTACTGCTGCTCTACCGCGAACGCGAAGCTGGCTTGACGCCGGAGATTCGTGCGGTGTGCCTCGGAAGCGAGACGTTCGAGATCGTTTCATCTGGTGGCGTGCCGCCCGCTCGCGTGGTCGCCGAAGCGCCCGGCACGTGGCTCTACGAGCCGGACACGGCGATCATCAAGGCGCGGCTGACGGGCGAGCTTGCGCGTCAATTCCATCTTGAATTTCTCAATCGCACGGTGGATTATCTGACGTCAGATCGGTTGATCGAGCCATTTCCGGGCAGAAGCTTCCGGATCGAGGAGTGCCGTCCATTCAGGCAGAAGAGTTTCCGGAAGGAGCTTGCTGAACTGGAAATCACGAATGCGGCCATCCAGCGGCGCGATTTTCCGCTGTCGGTCGAGGAGCTGCGCAAGCGGTACAAAATCGGGGAGAGCAGCGAGCGCTATCTCTTTTTCACGAAAAACGCTACGGGCAGTCTCATCTGGCTCTCGTGCAGAAAGCCGTGA
- a CDS encoding C40 family peptidase, translating into MNEITRFAPKAAKATSILRALALMVLASLMLTLGACQSIRPLSDRMESKYSLKKRKTSISRLRPQGPERCSVPVQVSARAFRAMLDSIEEARGVKYRFGGTTPEGFDCSGFVQYLYNRSFQMILPRASNDLALVGPIIHRDRLQPGDLVFFAAGDEITHVGVYLGNERFAHASSKAGISISTLSQSYYATHFAFGTRIIRVE; encoded by the coding sequence ATGAACGAGATCACCCGGTTCGCTCCGAAAGCCGCAAAAGCGACAAGCATACTCAGAGCACTGGCGCTCATGGTGCTCGCGTCCCTGATGCTTACGCTTGGCGCATGCCAGAGCATACGGCCACTCTCCGATCGCATGGAGAGCAAATATAGTTTAAAAAAGAGAAAAACTTCTATCTCACGCCTCCGTCCTCAAGGCCCGGAACGGTGCAGTGTGCCGGTACAGGTTTCCGCACGGGCCTTCAGGGCGATGCTCGATTCTATCGAAGAGGCCAGAGGAGTGAAATATCGCTTTGGCGGAACCACGCCGGAAGGATTCGACTGCTCCGGCTTCGTGCAATATCTCTACAACCGTTCGTTCCAGATGATCTTGCCCCGTGCCTCGAATGATCTCGCACTGGTGGGCCCGATCATTCACAGAGATCGCCTGCAACCCGGTGACCTGGTCTTTTTCGCCGCCGGGGACGAGATTACCCACGTCGGAGTCTACCTCGGTAACGAACGCTTCGCCCACGCATCTTCAAAAGCAGGCATCAGCATCAGCACGCTTTCCCAGAGCTATTACGCCACCCATTTCGCTTTCGGCACGAGGATCATCCGGGTTGAGTAG
- the purM gene encoding phosphoribosylformylglycinamidine cyclo-ligase yields the protein MDYKKAGVDISAGEEFVRLIKPHVRQTFTPQVMTDIGAFGGFFQPDFAKYEKPVLVSSIDGVGTKLKIAIELGKYDTVGSCLVNHCVNDILVCGARPLFFLDYYACGKLKPEIAASVVTGMVKACRENGAALIGGETAEMPGVYDVEDFDLAGTIVGMVDQPHIINGSKIEAGDVMIGLPSTGLHTNGYSLARKVFEGRMNETFAELDGTVGEELLKVHRSYLPVIEPLLGTGDLRGMSHITGGGLMGNTMRIVPEGLALSVDWNSWPEPLIFDLIRKEGSVPEEDMRRTFNLGLGLVMIVAKDRVDHIMGYLKSKDENAYIVGEVVKA from the coding sequence ATGGATTACAAGAAAGCCGGAGTCGATATTTCCGCAGGTGAAGAGTTCGTCCGCCTCATCAAACCCCATGTCCGCCAGACCTTCACTCCGCAGGTGATGACCGACATCGGCGCGTTCGGCGGATTCTTTCAGCCCGATTTCGCGAAGTATGAGAAGCCGGTGCTGGTCAGCAGCATCGACGGCGTGGGCACCAAGCTCAAGATCGCCATCGAGCTCGGCAAGTACGACACGGTCGGCTCCTGCCTGGTCAACCACTGCGTGAACGACATTCTGGTCTGCGGCGCCCGCCCGCTCTTTTTCCTCGACTACTATGCCTGCGGCAAGCTCAAGCCTGAGATTGCCGCGTCCGTGGTGACCGGCATGGTGAAGGCGTGCCGCGAGAACGGCGCGGCGCTCATCGGTGGCGAAACCGCCGAGATGCCGGGCGTGTACGACGTGGAGGATTTCGATCTCGCTGGTACGATTGTCGGCATGGTCGATCAGCCGCACATCATCAACGGCTCGAAGATCGAGGCGGGCGACGTGATGATAGGCCTGCCTTCGACCGGCCTGCACACCAACGGCTATTCGCTAGCCCGCAAGGTGTTCGAGGGGCGGATGAACGAGACGTTTGCCGAGCTTGACGGTACGGTCGGCGAGGAGCTCTTGAAGGTGCACCGCTCCTACCTGCCGGTCATCGAACCGCTGCTTGGCACTGGCGACCTGCGCGGCATGTCGCATATCACCGGCGGTGGTCTCATGGGGAACACCATGCGCATCGTGCCGGAAGGCCTCGCCCTTTCGGTGGACTGGAATTCATGGCCGGAACCGCTGATTTTCGACCTGATCCGCAAGGAGGGCTCGGTGCCCGAAGAGGATATGCGCCGCACCTTCAACCTGGGCCTCGGTCTGGTGATGATTGTCGCGAAAGATCGCGTCGATCACATCATGGGCTACTTGAAGTCGAAGGATGAAAATGCCTACATTGTTGGAGAGGTCGTCAAGGCCTGA
- a CDS encoding Ppx/GppA phosphatase family protein: MSNATERIACIDVGTNTALLLVADLDAAASNIVTVDHRQTIVRLGQNVDEYRMIHPEALDRLIACMTEYRNLCDGLGVQRILAVGTSALRDAANRDEVIAAVKGETGIEIRCISGDEEAALTFFGAVAGLPEVPEPFTVIDIGGGSTEIIMGTVEQVDSAVSINIGSVRMTERFCAAQPPSPEAFEAAKKEINRKLARSLPPFFAGRQQVFGVAGTLTTIAQVCLGDRHFDAAKVQGYRLEYDAVHELLDRLRAMKLNEIVALGIPEGRADVFTMGVLILHQFMRMLGVGSLTVSIQGLRYGVAQQELQKLLMLRNRT; this comes from the coding sequence ATGTCCAACGCAACCGAACGCATTGCCTGCATCGATGTCGGCACCAATACGGCCCTGCTGCTGGTCGCCGATCTTGACGCTGCGGCCAGCAACATCGTGACCGTCGATCACCGCCAGACCATCGTGCGCCTCGGCCAGAACGTCGATGAATACCGGATGATCCACCCTGAAGCGCTCGACCGGCTGATTGCCTGCATGACGGAGTACCGGAATCTGTGCGATGGACTTGGCGTGCAGCGGATTCTGGCCGTCGGTACCAGCGCCCTGCGTGACGCGGCCAACCGCGATGAAGTCATCGCGGCGGTCAAGGGCGAGACCGGCATCGAAATCCGCTGCATCAGCGGAGACGAGGAGGCCGCGCTCACCTTTTTCGGCGCGGTGGCCGGGCTGCCGGAGGTGCCGGAACCGTTCACGGTGATCGACATCGGCGGTGGCAGCACCGAAATCATCATGGGCACAGTCGAGCAGGTTGACAGCGCGGTCAGCATAAACATCGGTTCGGTGAGAATGACCGAACGCTTTTGCGCCGCGCAGCCCCCGTCGCCGGAGGCGTTCGAGGCGGCAAAAAAGGAGATTAACCGCAAGCTCGCCAGAAGCCTGCCGCCGTTTTTCGCGGGTCGCCAGCAGGTTTTCGGCGTCGCGGGCACGCTGACCACCATTGCACAGGTGTGCCTCGGTGACCGCCATTTCGACGCGGCGAAAGTGCAGGGCTACCGGCTTGAATACGATGCGGTGCACGAGCTGCTCGACCGGCTCCGCGCGATGAAGCTCAACGAGATCGTGGCGCTCGGCATCCCAGAAGGGCGCGCCGACGTCTTTACGATGGGCGTGCTCATCCTGCATCAGTTCATGCGGATGCTCGGCGTCGGCAGCCTGACGGTGAGCATCCAGGGCCTGCGCTACGGCGTGGCGCAGCAGGAGCTTCAGAAGCTTCTGATGCTTCGCAACCGGACCTGA
- the plsY gene encoding glycerol-3-phosphate 1-O-acyltransferase PlsY, translated as MLTFLAIIVVAYLIGSIPTSIIAGKLLKGIDIREFGSGNAGGTNAFRVLGWKAGLVVTLIDIAKGTIAAVPVVGFFKAHPLGAFPDMNEIALSLIAGMAAVIGHVFTVFAGFKGGKGVSTAAGMLIGIAPVSMLMVIGIFLLAVTISRYVSVGSILAAIAFPLIIAIRKYVFDLGSGLDYRFFDHWFVHDSLDYHLLIFGGIVAVAIIYTHRANIKRLFSGTENRLSFGRKN; from the coding sequence ATGCTGACATTTCTTGCCATCATCGTCGTCGCGTACCTGATTGGCTCCATTCCGACCAGCATCATTGCCGGAAAGCTGCTCAAGGGCATCGATATCCGCGAGTTCGGCAGTGGCAATGCCGGCGGCACCAACGCCTTCCGCGTGCTCGGCTGGAAGGCAGGACTGGTCGTAACACTCATCGACATTGCCAAAGGCACCATCGCCGCCGTGCCGGTGGTCGGCTTTTTCAAGGCGCACCCCCTCGGCGCGTTTCCCGACATGAACGAGATCGCTTTGAGCCTGATCGCAGGCATGGCCGCCGTCATCGGCCACGTTTTCACGGTCTTTGCCGGTTTCAAGGGGGGCAAGGGGGTCAGCACCGCCGCCGGTATGCTGATCGGTATCGCACCGGTAAGCATGCTGATGGTGATTGGCATCTTCCTTCTGGCCGTTACGATTTCGCGCTACGTCTCGGTAGGATCGATTCTTGCGGCCATCGCCTTCCCGCTGATCATCGCCATCCGCAAATATGTCTTCGATCTCGGCTCCGGCCTCGATTACCGCTTTTTCGACCATTGGTTCGTGCATGACAGCCTCGACTATCACCTGCTCATATTTGGAGGCATTGTAGCCGTGGCGATCATCTACACGCACCGTGCCAACATCAAGCGCCTCTTTTCTGGAACCGAAAACCGCCTGAGCTTCGGGCGGAAAAACTGA